From Nymphaea colorata isolate Beijing-Zhang1983 chromosome 6, ASM883128v2, whole genome shotgun sequence, a single genomic window includes:
- the LOC116255868 gene encoding dirigent protein 18-like produces the protein MVGRPNSMASLLTSILLISAAFLYSALARTLSQAIPTQTVPLPNTVDPQASPLAGTTEPKKLSFFLHGVLGGDQRDFTAAPIPFAKPAGVLPPKDGILIPDANVVNDPLASVDGGGAEPAVGFETGVVTAIDGDLTEGHEAGSPTVGRAKGIYVVSSEDGGGPLIALTVTFSVAGGEKDSLSFFGVHRMDGLVSHVPVVGGTGKYENANGYASIRSVGHIDVNGVVDGMITGLRFTVHLDY, from the coding sequence ATGGTTGGTCGACCCAACTCCATGGCTTCCCTCCTCACCTCTATTCTCTTAATATCAGCAGCATTTCTCTACAGTGCCTTGGCCCGAACCCTTAGCCAAGCCATTCCGACCCAAACCGTGCCACTCCCGAACACAGTCGATCCACAAGCGAGCCCGCTGGCCGGCACCACCGAACCAAAGAagctttccttcttcctccacgGTGTCCTCGGTGGGGACCAACGGGATTTCACGGCGGCTCCAATCCCATTCGCCAAGCCCGCCGGAGTGCTCCCCCCAAAGGACGGAATCCTAATACCGGACGCCAACGTCGTCAACGATCCATTGGCTTCCGTCGACGGAGGGGGCGCAGAGCCGGCCGTCGGTTTCGAGACCGGCGTGGTGACTGCGATTGACGGAGACTTAACAGAAGGCCACGAGGCAGGGTCTCCGACGGTGGGCAGGGCGAAGGGCATCTACGTGGTGAGCTCGGAGGATGGTGGCGGGCCTCTGATAGCCTTGACGGTGACGTTTTCCGTTGCCGGAGGAGAAAAGGATAGCCTGAGCTTCTTTGGGGTGCACCGCATGGACGGCTTGGTTTCACACGTCCCGGTGGTCGGAGGTACCGGAAAATACGAGAACGCTAACGGATACGCCTCGATAAGATCAGTGGGCCACATCGACGTTAACGGCGTCGTTGATGGGATGATCACGGGGCTGAGGTTCACAGTGCACTTAGATTACTAG
- the LOC116256332 gene encoding protein SODIUM POTASSIUM ROOT DEFECTIVE 2-like, translated as MKGIDMFCSSHASTAICLSIDKNSIVRHGGLDRQNSMRKPLIPSLPANPKNFQYHRSKHTTTTSSSRSPSSKELQGHKPRRSVQLVNTSVSSCCLSGEFAIPLGRNKFPSSSCKSIQGDRHKNASEKKSISRSSRYLLSDSSILSILPDLGPLPTVLPVQPAKLQSLSKDSSTTNSSKQVVVLKVSIHCKGCEMKVRKHISRMEGVSSFSIDLATKKVTIVGDVSPLGVLQSVSRVKNAQFWSSATPSSGSAPANF; from the exons ATGAAGGGGATAGACATGTTCTGTTCATCTCATGCTTCCACTGCTATCTGCCTGAGCATCGACAAAAACTCGATAGTTAGGCATGGAGGCCTGGATAGACAGAACTCGATGCGGAAGCCATTGATCCCAAGCCTACCCGCAAATCCCAAAAACTTCCAGTACCACAGAAGCAAGCACACCACCACCACATCCTCGTCACGTTCGCCATCATCCAAAGAGCTCCAAGGCCACAAACCCAGAAGATCAGTTCAACTTGTCAACACCTCTGTTTCGTCTTGCTGTCTCTCGGGCGAGTTCGCTATTCCTCTTGGTAGAAACAAATTTCCTTCCTCATCGTGCAAGAGCATCCAAGGCGACAGACACAAAAACGCTTCAGAAAAGAAGAGCATTTCAAGGTCATCGAGGTATCTACTGAGTGACAGCAGCATCTTGAGCATACTTCCTGATCTTGGTCCTCTTCCTACTGTCCTTCCTGTCCAACCTGCTAAGCTTCAGTCCCTCTCAAAAGATTCTTCAACTACTAATTCCTCAAAACAG GTTGTGGTGTTGAAAGTTTCGATTCATTGCAAAGGCTGTGAAATGAAAGTCAGAAAGCACATCTCAAGGATGGAAG GCGTGAGTTCATTCAGCATAGATTTGGCAACAAAGAAAGTGACCATCGTAGGCGATGTCTCCCCGCTGGGTGTTCTACAGAGTGTTTCTCGAGTGAAGAACGCACAGTTCTGGTCTTCTGCAACACCCTCATCGGGCAGTGCGCCGGCGAATTTTTAG